The sequence below is a genomic window from Oncorhynchus nerka isolate Pitt River linkage group LG7, Oner_Uvic_2.0, whole genome shotgun sequence.
TGTGCTCCACCAGGACACGGGCCTGGGCTACAAGGACTTGGACCTCATCTTCGGCCTGAACCTGACTGATGACAATACCTTTCGTGTGGTCAAAGACGTGGTCCTGGACAGCCTGGTGGACTTCCTACCTCCGGGGCTCAGCCGTGTCTCGCCCATGACCCTCAAAGAGGCCTACGTCCAGAAGCTGGTGAAGGTGTGCAACGACACAGACCGCTGGAGCCTGATCTCCCTCTCCAACAACACGGGGAAGAACGTGGAGCTGAAGTTTGTGGAATCCCTccgaaggcagtttgagttcagcGTGGACTCGTTCCAGATCGGCCTGGACTCACTGCTGCTGTTCGACCGCTGCTCAGAGACGGCCATGTCCATGTCTGAGAGCTTCCACCCCACTGTGGTCGGAGAGAGCATGTACGGGGACTTCCAGGAGGCCCTGGGACACCTCCGCACCAGGACCATAGCCACACGCAGCCCCGAGGAGATCCGGGGCGGAGGACTGCTGAAGTACTGCCACCTGCTAGTGCGGGGATTTAAACCGGACTCAGAGGCTCAGATGAAGCTTCTGCAGCGCTATATGTGCTCACGCTTCTTCATCGACTTCCCGGACATTGGCGAACAGCAGCGGAAGCTGGAGGCGTATCTCCAGAACCACTTCAATGGCATGGAGGACAAGCGCTACGACTGCCTGGTGACGCTGCGGCATGTGGTGGATGAGAGCACCGTGTGCCTGATGGGACACGAGCGCCGCCAGTCACTGGCACTGATCTCGGCACTGGCGCTACGGGCCATGGCAGAGCAGAACGCCATCCCGGCCCTGGCTAACATCACCTGTTACTACCAGCCGGCGCCTTATGTCAGAGACGTCAACTTCAGTAACTACTACATAGCGAGGGTCCAGTCGCCCATGAGTAGCTCTTACAGTAACTCTTACCACAGGACATGGCTGCCTTGTAGCTAAATGAGGTGGATCAGTGCAGCGTAAGGGGACTATGTTTTTTTTAAGCTTCTAGTTTCCCAAATGGTagcctattccctacgtagtgcactactttatattACCAggaaactatatagggaatagggtgccattgtagACGCACCCTCTGTCTTATAGTAACGTGAGCTGAGCAGTTCGATAGAGTGCTTTGCTCAGTCCACCTGTAGCTTCTTGTGAGAGACTTGAGGACAACGTCCACTGAGGACCAAAAAAAGGAAAAATTGTATTGTATCTTTTTGCCAAATCTTCAGTTGCAACCCATCCCACTAAATTATAACAATGAATACTGCTGTAAATCTGATTTGAGCCGTTGTTACGATGTTTGTTCTTTTCTGTTCTGAAGCGTTGGCTTCTTTTGATATATGTACGATGAAGACTGGTGGTCTATTTTGATGTGTGTAGAATGGTTGAAATGTGACGGAAGAACTTTTCAGCTTCCCAGTCTTGATAGGGGACTTGAAGTATATTTGGATCCATGAAAGGAAATGTAAATAAGAAACCAGGAAGCTGTATTCTGTTCTGACTGTGGTTTTAAATGGCCTTTTCCTTAAAAACGTAAGGACCAAAGAATTCAGTTCTTGTGTAGCGTGAAGAAAATAAAACAGACTTTTGTGATTCTAAGTGCCTGAAAAACCAACCGACATCTTATAGTATTTTGATCTGTAAATGAAATAACTGTATTTGAATCTATTTCACCCAGGTTACTGTACATTTCTATATCCAGGGTCAGGGTATTTCCTTTTCAAATAATAAAACTTTTAAATGGAAACATTGGtatgatttctttctttctcagTCTACACATTCCTAATGGTTTCAGGAATATGTTGTATATGTACTggatgtacactatatatacaaaggtatgttgacaccccttcaagttagtggattctgctatttcagccccacccgttgctgacaggtgtataaaatcgagcacacagccatgcaatctccatagacaaagatTAGCAGCAGAatgtccttactgaagagctcagtgactttcaacatggcaccgtcataggatgctacaTTTCCAGCAAGTCTGTtcataaaatttctgccctgctagagttgacccggtcaactgtaagtcctgttattgtgaaatggaaacgtctaggagcaacaacggctcagcagcgaagtggtaggccatacaagctcacaaaatgggaccgctgagtgctaTAAAGCATAGCATgtaaaaaatagtctgtcctcagttgcaaaattcactaccaagttccaaactgggagctgggagcttcatgaaatgggtttccatggctgagtagCCGCACATAAGCATAAGATTGCCATGCGCAACGCAAAGTttctgctggagtggtgtaaagctcaccaccgctgtggaaacgcattctctggagtgatgaatcacacttcaccatctggcaggccGACGGACGAATATGGGTTTGGtgaatgccaggagaatgctacctgcctgaatgcatagtcccaactgtaaagttgtgtggaggaggaataatggtctggggctgtttttcatggttcgggctaggcccctttgttCCTGTGATGGGAAATCTGAATGCTACaccatacaatgacattccagaCAATTCTATGTTTCTAACTTTGAAGTAACAGTTTGGTGaaggcccttccctgtttcagcatgacagtgtCCCCGTGGACAAAGcaaggttcatacagaaatgttttgtcgagatcggtgtggaagaacttgtctggcctgaacagagccctgacctcaaccccatcgtacacctttggaatgaattggaacgctgactgtgagccaggactaatcgcccaacatcagtgcccaacctcacttaTGCTCTTCCCGCTGAATGGTAGCAAGTCCCTTCATCAAtgttccacatacttttggttatgttGTGCATctaataggggcggcagggtagcctagtggttagagcgttggactagtaactggaaggttgcaatttcaaacccccgagctgacaaggtacaaatctgtcgttctgcccctgaacaggcagaacccactgttcctaggccgtcattgaaaataagaatttgttcttaactgacttgcctagttaaataaaggtaaataggTTCCAGCAAATCCCATTGGAATGagaagacacagacacaaacatgaAGGGCGAGTAGGTGAAGTGTCTTTACCTGTATGCCTTAACAGAGACATTCAATCTGCAATATTTATAGCTGTTTAATTGTCCTTTCCATTAATGGTATACCTATACACataccccatccctcagctttataGAATGCCGGGGCTGCTGTTTGTTGAAACACAAATGATCCCATCGGTCTGACACCAATGCCCGAAGACACATACAAACACTTCCTTGTTCTGTTCCCGCCCCCTCAGCGTTACCATGGGAATCTGAATCCCCTCTGCCCTCATAGCCATCCATACATTAGCCATTTAGTTCCGCCTGCATGTCATCCATCACATCCAATGAGGGGTTTCCTTGCCCCCCTGTCTCaatggatagaggggagagaagaggaaatggCTGTTGCCTGTCTTGGATGAGTTGCATTCTTTGTGTTTTGGTTGAGCAGGCAGCTGAGGGCCAGGTGGTAAAATGGAGACGTTTGACCAGAGTTAGTATTTTATATCAATGCATGCCTTTTGCGGACTATCAACTTTAGCTTACAGGATCCTTTTTTACACTCATCATGAATGTTAAGCATTACCCCACGATCATCACTGAATTCTCTTACCATGTCTCCCACACAGGGTGTTTCTATAGCCGGGTCCTAGATCTGTTTCTGTTTTTTCTCTCTTGCCATTGGCCATATAGGAGTTGGCTATACagcataaacagatctgggaccaggctagggctctattcaatccgaaTTATGGAAGTTCAGCTTTCCAATGTGATTCAAATTCAAAGGCAATGTTCCGCTTTAGTGGAGACTGCGTTCAtggtaaacactgcatatgtcagCTCATAGGGTAAATTATCTTCACATTTCTATCACAGAGTCTGTAAAACTTCTTTAACTGAACTTTGACCTTGGTGTGTTCTACAAGTCTGAACCCTAGTACTTTACAACATCTGGCAGTGGAGAGTAGGACGAATGCACCCCATGAACATTGCATCTAATATAAACAGAACACAGTGTCTATGGCCTGTTACTATAACAGTTAAGATTACAGTTCATTTGGGAGGAAAAGAGTCTGTCAACGTGATTAAAGAGGCAAGATGAAAATGTGACGAGGGAAATCTCCCTTTCTGGAATAGCTGTCAGAGCTGTTGGTTCATTTATCCCACACAGCTACAGAGAAGCCAGAAGCTGTTGGTTCGTTTATCCCACACAGCTACAGAGAAGCCAGACGCTGTTGGTTCGTTTATCCCACACAGCTACAGAGAAGCCAGAAGCTGTTGGTTCGTTTATCCCACACAGCTA
It includes:
- the LOC115131461 gene encoding terminal nucleotidyltransferase 5A-like, with protein sequence MSFGDESEQSRRLCVLSWEQVQRLDSILGESVPIHGRGNFPTLSVQPRQIVQVVRARLQERGVVVRDVKLNGSAASYVLHQDTGLGYKDLDLIFGLNLTDDNTFRVVKDVVLDSLVDFLPPGLSRVSPMTLKEAYVQKLVKVCNDTDRWSLISLSNNTGKNVELKFVESLRRQFEFSVDSFQIGLDSLLLFDRCSETAMSMSESFHPTVVGESMYGDFQEALGHLRTRTIATRSPEEIRGGGLLKYCHLLVRGFKPDSEAQMKLLQRYMCSRFFIDFPDIGEQQRKLEAYLQNHFNGMEDKRYDCLVTLRHVVDESTVCLMGHERRQSLALISALALRAMAEQNAIPALANITCYYQPAPYVRDVNFSNYYIARVQSPMSSSYSNSYHRTWLPCS